The genome window GTCCCTAATCTAGAAAAACTTTCGCTAACAGAAGTAGATGAACAGTTAGAAGTGTTAGATTTACGTCGTAAAATCATCGATAGCGCGAGCTACAACCCTGCTTACAAGCCTAGAACAGTGATGGAACAAGATCCATTAGCAGGTAAATTTGTAAAAGAAAACAGACAAATTTATATCAAATTAAACGCATCAGGTTATGGGAAGGTAACAGTGCCTAATTTGATTTACAAAACCAGAAGACAAGCTATTCCTACATTAGAAGCATTAGGATTTAAAATAGGACAGATCACTTACAAGCCTAATATTGCCGAAAACACCGTTTTAGAAATGCGTTATAAAGGAGTGACTTTGAAACCAGGGTCACAATTGAGTAAAACATCTACCATAGATTTAGTCTTAGCAGACGGTAATAACCCATCAGCAATAGCACAACCTACAGATAATGAATAAAGAGTTGGAACACGAAGATCTCGACGATCAACAAAAACACGAGCATTATCACTTTGTAGCAGGTAGTGGACAAGATCCATTGCGTGTTGATAAATACGTAATGAATTTTATTGAGAACGCCACACGTTCTAAGATACAGCAAGGGATCAAGGATGGTGCAGTTACTGTTAATGGCGCTATTGTAAAATCGAACTATAAAGTAAAACCTCACGACGATATTAGAGTGTCCTTTGACCATCCACCACACGAATCACTGTTGGTGGCAGAAGATATTCCTTTGAATATAGTTTATGAAGATGACTATGTAGTAGTAGTCAATAAACCAGCAGGAATGGTGGTGCACCCGGGGCACGGGAATTATTCTGGAACCTTGATCAATGCGCTCCTTCATCATTTTGAAAACCTTCCTAACAATTCCAGCAACCGCCCAGGACTTGTCCATAGGATTGATAAAGACACCAGTGGTTTGCTAGTCGTTGCAAAAACAGAAGAGGCAATGGCCTACTTATCGGCTCAATTTGCTGCCAAAACTAGTGAGCGCGAGTACATCGCCATTGCCTGGGGTAATTTTAACGAGACCTCTGGAACCATAGAAGGAAATATAGGGCGTCATCCTAAAA of Nonlabens sp. Ci31 contains these proteins:
- a CDS encoding PASTA domain-containing protein encodes the protein MNFFRFIFTKTFWIQVVIAVVATIILCFAYLFWLDWYTNHDQRIEVPNLEKLSLTEVDEQLEVLDLRRKIIDSASYNPAYKPRTVMEQDPLAGKFVKENRQIYIKLNASGYGKVTVPNLIYKTRRQAIPTLEALGFKIGQITYKPNIAENTVLEMRYKGVTLKPGSQLSKTSTIDLVLADGNNPSAIAQPTDNE
- a CDS encoding RluA family pseudouridine synthase encodes the protein MNKELEHEDLDDQQKHEHYHFVAGSGQDPLRVDKYVMNFIENATRSKIQQGIKDGAVTVNGAIVKSNYKVKPHDDIRVSFDHPPHESLLVAEDIPLNIVYEDDYVVVVNKPAGMVVHPGHGNYSGTLINALLHHFENLPNNSSNRPGLVHRIDKDTSGLLVVAKTEEAMAYLSAQFAAKTSEREYIAIAWGNFNETSGTIEGNIGRHPKNRLQNTVWLGDDADKGKPAVTHYQVEEDLGYVTVISCRLETGRTHQIRVHMKFIGHTLFNDERYGGDRILKGTNFTKYKQFVDNCFKVLPRQALHARTLGFEHPHTKEWMSFTSDVPQDMVECIDKWRIYATNSKDM